The following are encoded in a window of Stieleria sp. JC731 genomic DNA:
- a CDS encoding RNA recognition motif domain-containing protein — MKMYVGNLAWSVTTEKLEELFRQYGQVDDAIVLTDRETGRSRGFGFVTMADEAAKEAIEALDGYDYEGRPLRVNEAQERAPRGGGGGGGGYRGGGGGGGHRGGGGGGRNW; from the coding sequence ATGAAGATGTATGTGGGGAATCTAGCGTGGTCTGTGACAACCGAAAAGCTAGAAGAACTCTTTAGGCAGTACGGTCAGGTTGATGACGCTATTGTCTTGACCGACCGTGAAACGGGCCGAAGTCGCGGCTTTGGCTTTGTAACGATGGCAGATGAGGCGGCCAAGGAAGCCATCGAAGCCCTAGATGGATACGACTACGAAGGTCGACCATTGCGGGTCAACGAAGCACAGGAACGTGCCCCACGCGGAGGCGGCGGTGGTGGTGGCGGTTATCGCGGTGGCGGCGGTGGCGGTGGCCATCGTGGCGGCGGCGGTGGAGGCCGCAACTGGTAG
- a CDS encoding metal ABC transporter solute-binding protein, Zn/Mn family, with product MMRTRHYSALAWALVLSAILPLTTIGCKSESRTKSSKINVVTTVGMVADLVREVGGDQVEVIQICGAGVDPHLYKPTRDDVLKIQAADIVFYAGQKLEGKMTDTLEKVGRSKPVIAITDSVDPSQLLSGGEPADSENAPSAEGHADPHLWNDVSLWSQCVPVIAEELSKLVPDSSETFQSRTQNYQQQLAMLHEYGQSIMQTVPESSRLLITSHDAFSYFGRAYGLEVQGIQGISTESEAGLRRINELVDLLIDRNVKSVFIESSVRPKNVEALIEGAAQRGHFVNTGGVLFSDAMGPAGTYEGTYVGMLDHNLTTTAAALGGQVPEDGFQSKLSAKTESE from the coding sequence ATGATGCGCACCCGCCACTATTCCGCTCTCGCTTGGGCTCTGGTTCTTTCGGCGATACTCCCGCTGACGACGATTGGGTGCAAATCAGAGTCGCGTACAAAATCATCCAAGATCAACGTTGTCACCACCGTCGGGATGGTCGCCGATCTGGTTCGCGAGGTCGGCGGTGACCAAGTTGAGGTGATTCAAATCTGCGGCGCAGGGGTCGATCCCCACCTCTACAAACCGACTCGCGACGATGTTCTGAAAATCCAAGCAGCTGACATCGTGTTCTACGCCGGCCAAAAGCTCGAAGGCAAAATGACCGACACGCTGGAGAAGGTTGGGCGTTCGAAACCAGTCATCGCGATCACCGACTCGGTCGATCCCAGCCAACTTCTCAGCGGTGGCGAGCCGGCTGATTCAGAAAACGCACCATCGGCTGAGGGACATGCTGACCCGCACCTCTGGAACGACGTCTCTCTATGGAGCCAATGCGTTCCTGTGATTGCGGAAGAGCTCAGTAAGCTAGTTCCCGATTCGTCAGAAACATTTCAGTCACGGACACAGAACTATCAGCAACAACTGGCCATGCTCCACGAATACGGGCAATCGATCATGCAAACGGTCCCCGAAAGCAGCCGGCTGTTGATCACTTCGCATGATGCATTCAGTTACTTTGGGCGTGCCTACGGGTTGGAGGTTCAAGGCATCCAAGGAATCTCGACTGAGTCAGAAGCAGGACTTCGCAGGATTAACGAACTGGTTGATCTGTTGATCGATCGAAACGTCAAATCGGTATTCATTGAAAGCAGTGTCCGTCCCAAAAACGTCGAAGCCTTGATCGAAGGTGCTGCCCAACGAGGTCACTTTGTGAATACCGGAGGCGTCCTATTTAGCGATGCCATGGGACCGGCGGGGACTTATGAAGGCACCTATGTCGGAATGTTGGACCATAACTTGACAACAACGGCAGCCGCTCTCGGGGGTCAGGTACCCGAGGATGGATTTCAGAGTAAACTCTCTGCAAAAACCGAATCAGAGTAA
- a CDS encoding metal ABC transporter ATP-binding protein has protein sequence MAGTDSTGESKSDVARSLPQTPSTDAPTSNAASSDVPLSIYDLTVAYHRKPVIWDVSFDLPAGSLIGIVGPNGAGKSTLLKASMDLIPRASGRVRFFGQTYRQSHNRVGYVPQRESVDWEFPVSALDVVTMGLYDKIGWCRPVRKHHRNLAREALRRVGIGDLADRQISQLSGGQQQRTFLARALVQDADLYLMDEPFAAVDASTEHAIVEILRELKSRGKTAVVIHHDLQTVPEYFDHVVLLNMRVVAHGPVMETFTPENLQKTYGGRLTLLDEVTEAMRRRESSL, from the coding sequence ATGGCGGGAACCGATTCCACTGGCGAATCGAAATCAGACGTCGCCCGATCGTTGCCGCAAACGCCTTCAACGGATGCCCCAACATCGAACGCGGCCAGTTCTGACGTACCTCTTTCTATCTACGACCTTACGGTTGCCTACCACCGTAAACCGGTAATCTGGGATGTTTCGTTTGACCTGCCCGCAGGCAGCTTGATTGGAATTGTCGGCCCCAACGGAGCAGGAAAGAGCACGCTCCTGAAAGCCTCGATGGACTTGATCCCTCGTGCATCTGGTCGTGTTCGTTTTTTTGGTCAGACCTACCGGCAATCGCACAACCGTGTTGGCTATGTGCCGCAGCGTGAAAGCGTCGACTGGGAATTTCCCGTGAGCGCATTGGACGTGGTCACGATGGGCCTTTATGACAAAATCGGTTGGTGCCGTCCGGTTCGCAAACACCACCGCAACCTCGCTCGCGAAGCACTTCGCCGCGTCGGTATCGGTGACCTGGCGGATCGGCAAATTAGCCAACTGTCAGGTGGCCAGCAGCAGCGGACCTTTTTAGCGCGCGCACTTGTTCAAGACGCTGACTTGTACTTGATGGATGAACCTTTCGCGGCCGTCGACGCATCGACCGAACATGCGATCGTCGAGATTTTGCGAGAGCTGAAGAGCCGTGGCAAAACGGCCGTGGTCATCCACCATGACTTGCAAACGGTCCCCGAATACTTCGACCATGTGGTACTGCTCAATATGCGAGTCGTCGCCCATGGCCCGGTGATGGAGACATTCACACCGGAGAACCTGCAAAAGACCTACGGCGGGCGACTAACGCTTCTCGATGAAGTCACCGAAGCGATGCGACGACGTGAATCCAGCTTATGA
- a CDS encoding metal ABC transporter permease, whose protein sequence is MSLLLAKTILAASLIALPGKVTLVLMTLVSPLLLLADHVGSLPIALLAEFPWDDLLRVITMRDYNTRVVIFGVATLGGAAGLVGSFTLLRKRALMGDALAHASTPGIAIAFIVATSMGGDGKSIPVLLSGATLTGLIGVAGILLIRNQTRLKEDAALGIVLSVFFGLGMALFGVIQQMETGHAAGLEGFIFGMTASMQAADARLIAMVSVIVIAGCMLLFKELQLLCFDEGFAGAQGYPVILLDIILMAMIVLVTIVGLQAVGLILIIALLVIPAAAARFWTETMSRMIACSVGLGVTGSVIGGLASAMFPGLPSGAMIVLVCSAFFFISMMLGTRRGVLVRLIRRQHLNHRIDRQHLLRAMYERIERDHLSTDQVLSHRKTPVSVANLLSMRSWSMRRLDRAIDRAVDDDLVRRSNGSCRLTGAGLAEAARLTRQHRLWEMYLITYAEVATANVDRDADAIEHVLAPEVIDQLEDLLDEQGATIAVPVSPHDIEHDATSSTNGQQQGESK, encoded by the coding sequence ATGAGTTTGCTGCTTGCGAAGACGATATTGGCAGCGAGCCTGATTGCGTTGCCCGGCAAAGTAACACTGGTGTTGATGACACTCGTTTCGCCATTGCTGCTCCTCGCCGATCACGTCGGAAGCCTGCCGATAGCGTTGCTCGCCGAGTTTCCTTGGGATGATTTGCTGCGAGTCATCACGATGCGAGACTACAACACACGCGTTGTGATCTTTGGCGTCGCAACGCTGGGTGGTGCCGCCGGTCTTGTCGGAAGTTTTACGCTGCTACGCAAACGCGCGCTGATGGGTGACGCGCTTGCACACGCCAGCACACCGGGTATCGCCATTGCGTTCATTGTCGCGACCAGCATGGGTGGCGATGGGAAATCGATTCCGGTTCTGCTTTCCGGGGCGACACTGACAGGGCTTATTGGCGTCGCAGGAATTCTGCTGATTCGAAATCAAACCAGATTAAAAGAAGATGCCGCACTCGGAATTGTCTTGAGTGTCTTCTTTGGCTTGGGGATGGCACTTTTTGGTGTGATTCAGCAAATGGAAACCGGGCACGCGGCGGGACTTGAAGGCTTTATCTTTGGCATGACCGCGTCGATGCAAGCGGCCGATGCGAGATTGATCGCGATGGTTTCGGTCATCGTCATCGCGGGTTGCATGCTGCTATTCAAAGAGCTTCAACTGCTGTGTTTTGACGAAGGCTTTGCCGGTGCACAAGGATACCCGGTCATCCTTTTGGACATCATCCTTATGGCGATGATCGTTTTGGTAACCATTGTCGGTCTGCAAGCGGTTGGCTTGATTCTGATCATCGCCCTATTGGTGATCCCAGCGGCAGCGGCGAGGTTTTGGACCGAAACGATGTCCCGAATGATCGCCTGTTCGGTTGGTCTGGGTGTGACCGGCAGCGTGATCGGTGGACTTGCAAGCGCGATGTTTCCGGGCCTGCCATCGGGAGCCATGATCGTGCTGGTTTGTTCCGCATTTTTCTTTATCAGCATGATGCTGGGCACACGCCGTGGTGTTCTGGTCCGCTTGATCCGTCGGCAGCATTTAAACCATCGCATCGACCGGCAGCACTTACTACGTGCGATGTACGAACGAATCGAACGCGATCACCTATCAACCGACCAAGTCCTGTCCCACCGCAAAACGCCTGTATCGGTTGCGAACCTTTTATCGATGCGAAGTTGGTCGATGAGGCGACTTGATCGCGCGATCGATCGTGCCGTGGACGATGATCTGGTTCGTCGTTCCAACGGATCGTGTCGTTTAACCGGTGCAGGATTGGCCGAAGCAGCCCGACTGACTCGCCAGCACCGGTTGTGGGAAATGTATTTGATTACCTATGCCGAAGTCGCTACCGCCAATGTGGATCGCGATGCGGACGCCATCGAACACGTCCTCGCACCAGAAGTTATCGATCAGCTCGAAGACTTGCTGGATGAACAAGGTGCGACCATCGCTGTTCCTGTCAGTCCACACGACATCGAACACGACGCTACCTCAAGCACCAACGGACAACAACAAGGAGAGTCCAAATGA
- a CDS encoding metal ABC transporter permease, producing the protein MSSPDTILLSSIQWSWSLDGWIVLIGAFAAVSAALLGNFLVLRRMSMLGDAITHAVLPGIATAFFFTQSRDSLTMFVGAVIVGILTAFFTEWIRRAGKVDEGASMGVVFTSLFAFGLLLLVQTADNVDLDPYCVLYGAIELSPLDTVNLFDRQIPRAAITLGIVTIINIGFVLLFFKELRLTSFDPALATTMGFSAKLMHYALMVLVSVTAVAAFESVGSILVVAMFVVPPAAAFMLTDRLGVMIFFSAIIAASSAFLGHLMAISVPTWFGFGSTTTAGMIAVATGIYFIFAASFSPTHGIIVKVIRRQVLSMTILCDDIVAYLFRAEEIDHRTPTAEEIRENLLATNRALKIALALLRRSGELENERDSLQLTKVGRRRGQRLVRSHRLWEQYLVDQAGRDTDRIHDQAERFEHFTDRDLREQLAEQTDTPTQDPHGRPIPEEH; encoded by the coding sequence ATGAGCTCTCCAGACACAATACTGTTGTCGTCGATTCAATGGTCTTGGTCACTTGACGGTTGGATCGTGCTGATCGGTGCCTTCGCTGCTGTCTCGGCAGCGCTGCTTGGGAACTTCTTGGTTCTCCGGCGAATGAGCATGCTTGGCGATGCGATCACTCATGCGGTCTTGCCAGGTATCGCCACTGCATTTTTCTTTACCCAGTCGCGTGACTCGCTGACCATGTTTGTCGGTGCGGTCATCGTCGGAATCTTGACGGCGTTCTTTACAGAATGGATTCGGCGTGCTGGAAAAGTCGATGAAGGTGCGTCGATGGGAGTGGTCTTCACTTCTTTGTTTGCATTTGGGCTGCTGCTGCTAGTCCAAACGGCGGACAACGTTGACCTGGATCCTTACTGTGTTCTCTACGGTGCGATTGAGCTTTCGCCACTGGATACCGTAAACCTGTTCGACCGACAAATCCCGCGAGCGGCAATCACGCTGGGGATCGTAACGATTATCAATATTGGCTTTGTTCTATTGTTCTTCAAAGAGCTTCGCCTAACTTCGTTTGACCCAGCATTGGCGACGACGATGGGTTTTTCGGCCAAATTGATGCACTACGCATTAATGGTGCTGGTCAGCGTCACAGCGGTTGCCGCTTTTGAAAGTGTCGGCAGCATCCTCGTCGTTGCGATGTTTGTCGTGCCTCCGGCAGCGGCATTCATGTTGACGGATCGGTTGGGCGTCATGATCTTCTTCAGTGCGATCATCGCGGCAAGTTCAGCATTCTTAGGGCACTTGATGGCGATCTCGGTCCCTACTTGGTTTGGTTTCGGAAGCACGACGACCGCAGGAATGATCGCGGTTGCGACGGGAATTTATTTCATCTTCGCGGCTTCATTCAGCCCGACGCATGGGATTATTGTCAAAGTTATCAGACGCCAAGTGCTGTCCATGACGATCCTTTGCGATGACATCGTCGCCTACTTGTTTCGCGCCGAAGAAATCGATCACCGCACCCCGACCGCAGAAGAAATTCGCGAGAACCTGTTGGCGACCAATCGAGCGTTAAAGATCGCACTCGCACTATTGAGACGATCTGGCGAATTGGAAAACGAACGCGATTCATTGCAACTGACCAAAGTCGGTCGACGCCGCGGACAGCGGCTCGTCAGATCGCACCGACTGTGGGAACAATACTTGGTCGATCAAGCCGGTCGCGACACCGATCGGATCCACGACCAGGCGGAACGTTTCGAACACTTCACCGATCGGGATTTGCGAGAACAATTGGCGGAACAGACCGACACGCCGACCCAAGACCCACACGGCCGCCCTATCCCCGAAGAGCACTGA
- a CDS encoding TadE/TadG family type IV pilus assembly protein, translating to MPSLIGGPLHSDIQPPAYSHAKSGSRFVNRNRRRRRSGVAAVEFAVCLPVLVLLVFGAIEASSFIFLKQSISVACYEGIREAAKSEGDTADATARAQAILDSRGVNDYTIDFPNGVEGLSRGEQVICQVTAPTNTNSPLAGNWINNRNLTVRVVMLRE from the coding sequence ATGCCTAGCCTGATTGGCGGACCGCTCCATAGCGACATCCAGCCCCCAGCATACAGCCACGCCAAATCCGGATCTCGGTTCGTGAACCGCAACCGCCGTCGACGACGGTCCGGTGTCGCCGCGGTCGAATTTGCCGTTTGCCTTCCGGTTCTTGTGCTTTTGGTGTTTGGCGCCATCGAAGCGTCAAGCTTTATCTTCTTGAAACAGTCGATCAGTGTCGCTTGTTACGAAGGGATACGTGAAGCGGCAAAGAGCGAAGGTGACACGGCCGATGCGACCGCGCGTGCCCAGGCGATCTTGGACTCTCGCGGCGTCAATGACTACACCATTGATTTCCCCAATGGAGTCGAAGGATTGTCCCGAGGTGAGCAAGTGATCTGCCAAGTCACAGCACCGACCAATACCAACAGCCCATTGGCTGGCAACTGGATCAACAATCGCAACTTGACCGTACGCGTCGTGATGCTCCGAGAATAA
- a CDS encoding vWA domain-containing protein, with protein sequence MMHVHKYSSQKPKLPTRKNRHRQRRGAMMILILVMMVGFIAAVAFSVDIAHMHLARTELRSATDAAAQAASQELSDTLDRNLAIERGQEIAALNIVNGQPLVLADSDFQFGRSEEDNQGRFVFNSGVTPFNTVRVTGRRTSDSPSGAIPLFFGNVLGFNTFEPRVTAAATYIERDVVLVVDRSGSMTGTKFAELEAAIAVFITTLENTPVDEEVGLASYNDRASEDVQLTKTLSNIQSGLSALSTGGYTSISRGMMAGENIMSHSRSGDFVERTMIVMTDGLHNRGTEPRNVARRIAGDRVKIHTITFGSGADQARMREIASIGGGKHFHALSAAELAAAYREIALTLGTVVTE encoded by the coding sequence ATGATGCACGTTCATAAATATTCATCACAAAAGCCAAAGCTGCCAACAAGAAAGAACCGTCACCGCCAACGTCGCGGTGCGATGATGATCCTAATTTTGGTGATGATGGTCGGATTCATCGCCGCGGTAGCCTTCTCGGTTGATATCGCGCATATGCATCTTGCACGCACCGAGTTGCGATCGGCAACCGATGCCGCTGCGCAAGCCGCATCGCAAGAACTTTCCGATACGCTTGATCGCAACTTGGCGATCGAACGCGGACAGGAAATTGCAGCTTTGAATATCGTCAACGGACAACCGTTGGTGCTTGCCGATTCAGATTTTCAATTCGGCCGAAGCGAAGAAGACAATCAAGGTCGTTTCGTTTTCAACAGCGGTGTGACGCCATTTAATACCGTTCGCGTCACCGGTCGACGGACGTCAGATTCGCCCTCCGGCGCGATCCCATTGTTCTTTGGCAATGTCCTGGGCTTCAACACTTTCGAGCCACGAGTCACCGCAGCTGCGACGTACATCGAACGCGATGTCGTACTTGTCGTTGACCGTAGCGGTTCGATGACAGGTACCAAATTCGCTGAACTTGAAGCCGCCATCGCGGTCTTCATCACGACGCTAGAAAATACGCCGGTTGATGAAGAAGTCGGGCTCGCCTCATACAACGATCGCGCTTCCGAAGACGTTCAGCTCACAAAAACCTTGTCCAATATTCAAAGCGGTTTGTCTGCACTGTCGACCGGCGGATACACCAGTATCAGCCGAGGCATGATGGCTGGTGAAAACATCATGAGCCACAGTCGATCTGGCGACTTTGTCGAACGAACCATGATCGTCATGACCGACGGGCTGCACAACCGAGGCACCGAACCTCGAAACGTCGCCCGGCGAATCGCTGGCGATCGAGTCAAAATCCATACGATTACATTTGGCTCTGGTGCCGATCAGGCACGTATGCGTGAAATTGCGTCCATTGGCGGTGGCAAGCATTTCCATGCACTCAGCGCGGCCGAACTGGCCGCCGCCTACCGAGAAATCGCTTTGACACTAGGAACGGTCGTCACCGAGTAG
- a CDS encoding TadE/TadG family type IV pilus assembly protein has translation MNNIKPSKLNRRRRRGTAMVEFAIVAPVLFFFFFAAFEFCRVAMIRHTVDNAVYEGCRDAIIPGATANLARTKAESILGTLGLTAYDITVTPAVIDNETPEVTVAIDVRLDANTFVPPQFTGGRSITRTLTMQREIVN, from the coding sequence ATGAACAATATCAAGCCAAGCAAACTGAACCGACGACGCCGTCGTGGCACGGCAATGGTCGAGTTCGCGATCGTTGCGCCGGTGCTGTTCTTTTTCTTTTTCGCCGCGTTCGAGTTCTGCCGGGTCGCCATGATTCGGCACACCGTCGACAACGCGGTTTACGAAGGTTGCCGAGACGCAATCATCCCAGGTGCCACCGCGAATTTGGCCAGAACCAAAGCCGAGTCCATCTTGGGAACACTCGGTTTAACCGCGTACGACATCACCGTCACTCCGGCAGTCATCGACAACGAAACGCCAGAAGTAACAGTCGCGATCGATGTGCGATTGGACGCAAATACATTTGTCCCGCCGCAATTCACTGGGGGACGATCAATCACCCGGACTTTGACCATGCAACGTGAAATCGTGAACTAG